A single region of the Changchengzhania lutea genome encodes:
- a CDS encoding N-acetylglucosamine kinase, producing MILIVDSGSTKSDWIAVDSDGNKLLEKIRTKGLNPAILTEKKLKKIINKNEDLKAHSESVTHVFFYGAGCGTEKPSALLKGILEEIFSNAHVEVSEDTFAAVYSTINDIKEAAVVCILGTGSNCCYYDGEALHQRVKSLGYTLMDDASGNYYGKQLIRDYYFNHMPENVKIAFETKYNMEADYIKYNLYKQANPNAYLANFAEFMFLHKDSEYTIELIKKGIRLFAKNMIMQYKEELKTVPVHFAGSIAYFAQEEIQQVAQEMDFNVGNFERRPIDGLVSFHTKNLKES from the coding sequence ATGATTTTAATTGTTGATAGTGGGTCTACAAAGTCTGATTGGATTGCAGTAGATAGCGACGGAAATAAATTATTGGAAAAGATTCGAACTAAAGGGCTAAATCCAGCAATTTTAACAGAGAAGAAACTAAAAAAAATAATTAACAAAAATGAGGATTTAAAAGCCCATAGTGAATCGGTTACGCATGTGTTTTTTTATGGTGCTGGCTGTGGAACGGAGAAACCTAGTGCGCTACTTAAAGGAATTTTAGAGGAAATATTTTCGAATGCCCATGTAGAGGTAAGTGAAGACACCTTTGCAGCTGTTTACTCTACAATTAACGATATTAAAGAGGCAGCTGTAGTTTGTATTTTGGGAACAGGCTCTAACTGTTGCTATTATGATGGCGAAGCCCTACATCAACGTGTTAAATCGCTTGGTTACACCTTAATGGATGATGCTTCTGGCAACTATTACGGCAAACAACTTATACGGGATTACTATTTTAACCATATGCCAGAAAATGTTAAAATTGCTTTTGAAACAAAGTATAACATGGAGGCAGACTATATAAAGTATAACCTATATAAACAAGCTAACCCAAATGCCTATTTGGCCAATTTTGCAGAGTTTATGTTTTTGCATAAAGATTCTGAATATACTATTGAGCTTATTAAAAAAGGTATTCGCTTGTTTGCAAAAAACATGATTATGCAATATAAAGAAGAACTTAAAACCGTTCCCGTTCACTTTGCAGGTTCGATAGCTTATTTTGCTCAAGAAGAAATACAGCAAGTAGCTCAAGAAATGGACTTCAATGTTGGTAATTTTGAACGCAGACCTATAGATGGTTTGGTGTCTTTTCACACTAAAAACCTCAAAGAGAGTTAA
- the tsaD gene encoding tRNA (adenosine(37)-N6)-threonylcarbamoyltransferase complex transferase subunit TsaD, producing MSSQNIYILGIESSCDDTAASVIHNGRILSNVVANQNIHAEYGGVVPELASRAHQQNIVPVVDQALKKANITKESLNAIAFTRGPGLMGSLLVGTSFAKSMAYGLNIPLIDVNHMQGHILAHFIDEEGFSKPPFPFLAMTISGGHTQIIKVNDYFDMTVIGETIDDAVGEAYDKSGKILGLGYPAGPEIDKRAQLGNPKAFQFTKPKVAGLDFSFSGLKTAILYFIQKQTKANPQFIEENLNDICASIQFTIIGILIDKLKMATKGTGIKHIAIGGGVSANSGIRKALKDGEQKFGWTTYVPKFEFTTDNAAMIAIVGYLKYLDKDFAKQDIMASARLKI from the coding sequence ATGTCATCACAAAATATTTACATACTAGGAATTGAGTCATCATGCGACGATACGGCGGCGTCTGTAATACACAACGGTCGTATTTTAAGTAATGTTGTAGCCAACCAGAATATTCATGCTGAATACGGTGGTGTGGTTCCTGAACTGGCCTCTAGAGCACACCAACAAAACATTGTACCCGTTGTAGACCAAGCGTTGAAAAAAGCTAATATTACTAAGGAATCCCTCAACGCCATTGCCTTTACAAGAGGTCCCGGTTTAATGGGTTCTTTATTAGTGGGTACTTCTTTTGCTAAGTCAATGGCCTATGGTTTAAATATTCCTTTAATAGATGTCAATCATATGCAAGGTCATATTTTGGCGCATTTTATTGATGAGGAAGGTTTTAGTAAACCTCCCTTTCCATTTTTGGCTATGACTATTTCTGGAGGACACACTCAAATTATTAAGGTTAATGATTATTTTGACATGACTGTTATTGGGGAAACCATTGATGATGCCGTAGGTGAAGCCTATGATAAAAGCGGAAAGATTTTAGGATTGGGGTATCCAGCTGGCCCCGAAATTGATAAACGTGCGCAACTGGGAAACCCGAAAGCGTTTCAGTTTACCAAACCCAAAGTGGCAGGATTGGATTTTAGTTTTTCAGGACTAAAAACGGCCATTCTCTATTTTATTCAAAAACAAACTAAAGCTAATCCGCAGTTTATAGAAGAGAACCTTAATGATATTTGTGCATCCATTCAATTTACTATCATTGGTATTTTAATAGATAAACTAAAAATGGCCACCAAAGGAACAGGTATTAAGCACATTGCCATTGGCGGTGGTGTTTCGGCAAATTCTGGCATAAGAAAAGCTTTAAAAGATGGTGAACAGAAATTCGGTTGGACCACCTACGTGCCTAAATTTGAATTTACCACAGATAATGCGGCTATGATAGCTATTGTAGGCTATTTAAAATACCTTGATAAGGATTTTGCCAAACAAGATATTATGGCTTCTGCGAGATTGAAGATTTAG
- the gap gene encoding type I glyceraldehyde-3-phosphate dehydrogenase, whose protein sequence is MSKLKLGINGFGRIGRIAFRVAAGRADIEVVGINDLLDVDHLAYLLKYDSVHGQFDGTIETKNGNLVVNGNEIRISAERNPEDLKWDAVGADVVLDCTGIFTSLEGAQKHITAGAKKVAISAPSVDAPMFVMGVNHKDITADDTIVSNASCTTNCLAPLAKVINDKFGIVEGLMTTVHAATATQFTVDGPSKKDYRLGRSSLVNIVPASTGAAKAVGKVIPELNGKLTGMAFRVPTVDVSVVDLTCRIEKSASWDEIKAALKDASENELKGILGYTDEGVVSQDFVSEPKTSTFDANASMALNDNFIKLVSWYDNEYGYSTKLVDLAQHIGSI, encoded by the coding sequence ATGTCAAAATTAAAATTAGGAATTAACGGATTTGGAAGAATAGGTAGAATTGCCTTTAGAGTTGCCGCAGGAAGAGCAGATATTGAAGTCGTAGGAATTAACGATTTATTAGATGTAGATCATTTAGCTTATTTATTAAAATATGATTCTGTTCACGGACAGTTTGATGGTACTATCGAAACTAAAAATGGAAATTTAGTTGTTAACGGAAATGAAATCAGAATTTCTGCTGAACGCAATCCAGAAGATTTAAAGTGGGATGCCGTTGGAGCAGATGTTGTTTTAGACTGTACAGGGATCTTTACATCACTGGAAGGCGCTCAAAAGCACATTACAGCAGGAGCTAAAAAGGTCGCTATTTCAGCACCATCAGTCGATGCACCAATGTTTGTTATGGGTGTAAACCATAAAGATATTACTGCAGATGATACCATTGTTTCAAATGCATCTTGTACCACAAACTGTTTAGCGCCATTAGCTAAGGTTATTAATGATAAATTCGGGATTGTAGAAGGTTTGATGACAACGGTTCATGCAGCAACTGCAACACAATTTACTGTAGACGGGCCTTCAAAAAAAGATTACAGATTAGGTCGTTCTTCATTAGTAAACATTGTACCGGCATCTACAGGAGCAGCGAAAGCAGTAGGAAAAGTGATCCCAGAATTAAACGGAAAATTAACAGGTATGGCATTTAGGGTGCCAACAGTTGATGTTTCAGTAGTAGATTTAACTTGTAGAATTGAAAAAAGCGCTTCTTGGGATGAGATTAAAGCCGCTTTAAAAGATGCCTCTGAAAATGAATTGAAAGGTATTTTAGGATACACTGATGAAGGTGTGGTATCACAAGATTTTGTTTCAGAACCAAAAACAAGTACGTTTGACGCTAATGCCAGTATGGCATTAAATGATAATTTCATTAAATTAGTATCTTGGTACGATAATGAATATGGTTATTCAACAAAACTAGTTGATTTGGCACAACACATTGGTTCAATATAA
- a CDS encoding GMP reductase, protein MRIEHDIKLGFKDVMIRPKRSTLKSRSEVTLERDFKFLHSPLVWTGIPIMAANMDTVGTFEMAKALSGKKLFTAIHKHYSINEWHAFASNISTEMEDFIAVSTGISKKDSKKLESILQNNALIKFICIDVANGYSEHFSDFVKSTRTQYPDKVIIAGNVVTGEMVEELLLSGADIVKVGIGPGSVCTTRVKTGVGYPQLSAIIECADAAHGLGGQIVSDGGCATPGDIAKAFGAGADFVMLGGLLAGHNESGGEHIEKNGKPFRKFYGMSSETAMEKHVGGVAEYRASEGKTVEVPYKGEVENTLLDILGGLRSTCTYVGAKRLKELTKRTTFIRVNEQENQIYS, encoded by the coding sequence ATGCGCATAGAACATGATATAAAACTAGGCTTTAAAGACGTCATGATCCGCCCTAAACGCTCCACCTTAAAAAGCAGATCTGAAGTTACTTTAGAACGTGATTTTAAGTTTTTACACAGCCCTTTAGTTTGGACTGGAATACCAATAATGGCGGCTAACATGGATACGGTGGGTACCTTTGAAATGGCCAAGGCATTATCTGGAAAAAAACTGTTTACAGCAATTCATAAGCATTATTCTATTAATGAATGGCATGCCTTTGCATCAAATATTTCAACTGAAATGGAAGACTTTATTGCGGTAAGTACTGGTATAAGTAAAAAGGATTCCAAAAAATTAGAAAGCATTCTTCAAAATAATGCTTTAATCAAATTTATATGTATTGATGTGGCTAATGGTTACTCGGAGCATTTTTCAGATTTTGTAAAATCCACACGGACACAATACCCAGACAAAGTAATTATTGCTGGAAATGTCGTTACTGGCGAAATGGTTGAAGAACTATTATTGTCTGGAGCAGATATTGTAAAAGTTGGTATTGGTCCAGGTTCTGTGTGTACCACGCGTGTAAAAACGGGTGTTGGCTACCCACAACTTTCGGCCATCATTGAATGTGCCGATGCTGCTCATGGCTTAGGAGGACAGATAGTAAGTGATGGCGGATGCGCTACGCCTGGCGATATTGCTAAAGCCTTTGGTGCTGGGGCAGATTTTGTGATGCTTGGGGGTCTGTTAGCGGGCCACAATGAAAGTGGCGGAGAGCATATAGAAAAAAATGGTAAACCATTTCGGAAATTCTATGGCATGAGCTCTGAAACCGCTATGGAAAAGCATGTAGGTGGTGTCGCTGAATATCGAGCTAGTGAAGGGAAAACTGTAGAAGTCCCTTATAAAGGAGAAGTTGAAAACACCTTGCTGGATATTTTGGGCGGCTTAAGAAGTACCTGTACATACGTAGGCGCAAAACGCTTAAAGGAACTTACCAAGCGAACTACGTTTATTCGGGTAAATGAACAGGAAAATCAGATTTATTCTTAA
- a CDS encoding 16S rRNA (uracil(1498)-N(3))-methyltransferase translates to MQLFYNPNITETTKDFSFDKEESRHIVKVLRKSSGDTLHITNGNGWLFTAEVTIPDIKKCVVKIVSKTLQPKRHYNLLLAVAPTKMNDRYEWFLEKATEIGVDTITPIICAHSERKIIKTDRFEKILQSATKQSLNCYLPKLNDAMSFKDFLNQKHKGDLFIAHCEKTDRKSLKQVLKPKTDIMILIGPEGDFSVKEIETAIQNKFIPVTLGNTRLRTETAAIVACHSVAFINE, encoded by the coding sequence ATGCAGCTATTTTACAACCCAAATATTACCGAAACCACAAAAGACTTTTCTTTTGATAAAGAAGAAAGCAGACATATTGTGAAAGTTTTACGTAAATCCTCTGGAGACACATTGCATATCACGAATGGAAATGGCTGGTTATTTACTGCTGAAGTTACCATTCCAGACATTAAAAAATGCGTGGTTAAAATAGTGTCTAAAACATTACAACCAAAGCGACATTATAATTTGCTCTTAGCAGTTGCTCCAACAAAAATGAACGATCGCTACGAATGGTTTTTGGAAAAAGCAACAGAAATTGGCGTTGATACCATTACGCCCATTATTTGTGCCCATAGCGAACGAAAAATTATTAAGACCGATCGATTTGAAAAGATTTTACAATCGGCTACCAAGCAATCTTTAAATTGTTACCTACCAAAACTGAATGACGCCATGTCGTTTAAAGACTTTTTAAATCAAAAGCATAAAGGCGATTTATTTATAGCGCATTGTGAGAAAACAGACAGAAAATCCTTAAAGCAAGTTCTAAAACCAAAAACAGATATTATGATTCTTATTGGTCCTGAAGGCGATTTTTCTGTTAAAGAAATTGAAACTGCAATCCAAAATAAGTTTATTCCCGTAACTTTGGGAAATACCAGATTGCGTACTGAAACAGCAGCCATAGTTGCTTGTCACAGTGTCGCTTTTATAAACGAATAA
- the pfkA gene encoding 6-phosphofructokinase: MPKAIKKIGVLTSGGDSPGMNAAIRSVVRTCAYHKIECVGIYRGYEGLMEGDFKEMDARSVRGILNKGGTILKSARSDGFRTKEGRQQAFDMLNEANVDALVTIGGDGTFTGAMIFKQEFDFPVMGIPGTIDNDIVGTSHTLGFDTALNTVVDAIDKIRDTASSHNRLFFIEVMGRDVGHIALNVGVAGGAEEILIPEEDLGLDRLVESLNKSKKSGKTSSIVIVAEGDKIGKNIFELKDYVDENMLGYDVRVSVLGHMQRGGSPSCFDRVLASRMGVKAVESLMEGKTNFMVGLINGKMELTPLENAIKGKAKINLELLRVSDIMST; encoded by the coding sequence ATGCCAAAAGCAATAAAAAAAATAGGTGTTCTAACCTCTGGAGGGGATTCTCCAGGAATGAATGCAGCCATACGTTCTGTAGTCAGAACCTGTGCATATCATAAGATTGAATGCGTCGGAATTTACCGAGGTTATGAAGGTTTAATGGAGGGTGATTTTAAGGAAATGGATGCGCGTAGTGTGAGAGGCATTCTTAATAAAGGAGGGACCATATTGAAATCTGCACGTTCCGATGGATTCAGAACCAAAGAAGGCAGACAACAAGCCTTTGATATGTTAAACGAAGCGAACGTTGATGCCTTGGTTACCATAGGTGGTGACGGTACGTTTACAGGTGCTATGATTTTTAAACAAGAATTTGACTTTCCAGTTATGGGTATCCCTGGAACAATTGATAATGATATTGTTGGAACCTCGCATACATTAGGTTTTGATACAGCATTAAATACTGTGGTGGATGCTATTGATAAAATTAGAGATACAGCAAGTTCACATAACCGTTTGTTCTTTATAGAGGTTATGGGGCGTGACGTTGGTCACATTGCCTTGAATGTTGGAGTTGCTGGTGGAGCAGAAGAAATTTTAATACCAGAAGAGGATTTAGGATTAGATCGATTGGTTGAATCTTTAAATAAAAGTAAGAAATCCGGAAAAACATCCAGTATAGTTATTGTAGCAGAAGGCGATAAAATAGGAAAGAACATTTTTGAGCTTAAAGATTACGTTGATGAAAATATGCTAGGTTACGACGTTAGAGTGTCTGTGCTAGGGCATATGCAACGCGGTGGTTCGCCATCATGTTTCGATCGTGTATTAGCAAGTAGAATGGGCGTAAAAGCGGTAGAATCCTTAATGGAAGGTAAAACCAATTTTATGGTTGGCTTAATTAATGGTAAAATGGAATTAACGCCATTAGAAAACGCCATTAAAGGTAAAGCAAAAATAAATTTAGAATTATTGCGTGTCTCAGATATCATGAGCACTTAA
- a CDS encoding translocation/assembly module TamB domain-containing protein: MLILAIPAVQTQLGRVVTKRINNDFGTNINIDKIGLQFNGDVELKDIYIEDYKQDTLISIAELNTSIISFRNVYNGKLVFGDIDIIDLFFNVKTYIGESNTNLDVFVAKFDDDNPRDKKSSFLLASSDVSIYNGTFKLSDQNRETSKVLDFNKVNINATNFLINGSDVSARINKLSFKDTRGLTLKNMMTDFSYTLADMTFGNLQIETPHSVLKGDLKFSYNREDFKEFADKVEIKASFRDSNLLLDELNVFYNEFGENQIIKFSSDISGTLNELKTTNLRLDSNRNTRVYGDISFKNLFNKEVNNFYMDGQFSNLSSTYRDLRTMLPNVLGEAIPSSFSRLGRFTIVGNTQVSTTKVIANVRIRTDLGLVDSDLEISKIDDIDNAGYKGNVVFDDFDFGTFLNDPNVGRASLNFDVDGQGFVMEKINTQVIGDVFKVEYNNYTYTGVKVLGNIKNNIFNGNLITDDKNLKLNFTGLVDFSEKLNKYDFEAVVSYANLKELNFYEKDSISIFESTVKMNMNSSNYDDAYGNIAFTNTVYKNEHDTYYFDQFDMSSTFEDGVRLIKVESPDIIEGQMKGDFRFRDIPKLFENSVGSIYTNYQPHEVRPDQVIDFNFKIYNKIVEVFYPEIELGKNTFIRGRVETDERKFKLTFKSPKIILGDNYVDNATLQVDNGNPVFNTYVEIDSLSTKYYDVSKFNLINVTVNDTLFMRSEFNGGKRSNDKFNLSFYHTINEENKSVVGFKTSDVTIKENKWFINEENNRYNKVTFSKDLTSIDIDQFRINHNNEEIKLSGFIKDSTQKDLKLNFKNVDLAKITPNIDSLSLAGNVNGKLDILQKNGTYLPNSTVVIDDFQVNDYMLGSFDASVTGNADLTNYTVDATIKNDVAKSFSAKGDINVNGRQSIIDVDVVFNKFNLQPLNPLLQDVLSDIRGLVTGKVDVVGNLRKPDINGDLTIYNGGMGVPFLNVDYKFDNKASVTLKNQSFIFNSIQLTDTKYNSKGLLNGSLSHINFSKWSLGLYLSTSRLLVLDTKEAEESLYYGTGFLGGTASITGPTDQLNIDVVGETKYGTVFKIPLNNTESFGDNSFIHFITKEEKQARENGEAFTFNEVKGVELSFDLDLTEAAEVEIIIDKNTGHSLKGRGRGGLLIEINTNGKFDMWGDFSVFEGVYNFAFGGVIQKEFSVEPGGTIAWEGDPLDAIINMRAIYKTQANPSPLLDNPINRSIPVELNIALTGNLEQPKPDFTFEFPNVNSTIKSELQYRLESSDDRENQALYLISTGSFSRGLNELNFSGTIAERLNGIINGIFTSDDSKINIGLNYEAGENRPDYKTGDRFGVTLQTQISDRVLINGKVGVPVGGAAASETVIAGDVEISFLLNEEGTLTANVFNRENSIRNFGEAIGYTQGVGLSYSVDFNTFRELIQNFFKKTDSEAEENLIIDDDVPTTENPLPDFVTIKSSTNE, encoded by the coding sequence ATGTTAATTTTAGCTATTCCAGCAGTTCAGACGCAATTGGGAAGGGTGGTTACCAAACGGATAAACAATGACTTTGGCACGAATATCAATATCGATAAAATTGGACTTCAATTTAACGGTGATGTTGAACTCAAGGATATTTATATTGAAGATTATAAACAGGACACCCTAATTAGTATTGCGGAACTGAACACCTCAATAATCAGTTTTAGGAATGTTTATAATGGCAAGTTGGTTTTTGGTGATATTGATATAATCGATTTATTTTTTAATGTTAAAACATATATAGGAGAAAGCAATACCAACTTGGATGTTTTCGTTGCCAAATTCGATGATGATAATCCACGAGACAAAAAAAGTTCATTCCTATTAGCTTCTAGCGATGTTTCCATCTATAATGGTACATTTAAATTATCTGATCAAAATAGAGAAACATCTAAAGTTCTTGACTTTAATAAGGTGAACATCAATGCTACCAACTTTTTAATTAATGGAAGTGATGTGAGTGCACGTATCAATAAACTTTCATTTAAAGATACAAGAGGGCTTACCTTAAAAAATATGATGACCGATTTCAGTTATACATTAGCTGATATGACCTTTGGGAATCTGCAAATAGAGACACCGCATTCGGTTTTAAAAGGGGATTTGAAATTTTCATACAACAGAGAAGATTTTAAAGAATTTGCCGATAAAGTTGAAATAAAAGCGAGTTTTAGAGACTCTAATCTCTTATTAGATGAGCTTAATGTCTTTTATAATGAGTTTGGTGAAAATCAAATCATTAAATTTAGTTCAGACATATCAGGGACATTAAATGAATTAAAAACTACAAACTTACGCTTAGATTCCAACAGAAATACTAGGGTTTATGGCGATATCAGCTTCAAGAATCTATTTAATAAGGAAGTAAATAATTTTTATATGGATGGTCAATTTTCCAACCTATCATCTACGTATAGAGATTTACGAACCATGCTTCCTAATGTTTTGGGTGAAGCGATTCCATCTTCATTTAGCAGATTGGGCAGGTTCACTATTGTTGGAAATACTCAGGTGTCCACAACAAAAGTTATTGCGAATGTTAGAATTAGAACCGATTTGGGCTTGGTGGATTCCGATTTAGAAATTTCGAAAATAGACGATATTGATAATGCTGGTTACAAGGGAAATGTGGTGTTTGACGATTTTGATTTTGGCACCTTTTTAAATGATCCTAATGTGGGGCGTGCTTCTTTAAACTTTGATGTTGATGGTCAGGGTTTTGTGATGGAGAAAATTAACACTCAAGTGATTGGTGATGTTTTTAAAGTTGAATACAACAATTATACATACACGGGTGTAAAGGTTTTAGGAAACATTAAGAATAATATTTTTAATGGAAACTTAATAACAGACGATAAAAACTTAAAACTCAATTTTACGGGACTCGTCGATTTTTCCGAAAAATTAAATAAATACGACTTTGAAGCGGTTGTAAGTTACGCCAATTTAAAAGAATTGAACTTTTACGAAAAGGATAGCATTTCAATATTTGAAAGCACCGTTAAAATGAACATGAACAGCAGTAATTACGACGATGCCTATGGAAATATTGCCTTCACTAATACGGTCTATAAAAATGAGCACGACACCTATTATTTCGATCAGTTTGATATGTCATCGACGTTCGAAGATGGTGTACGTCTTATAAAAGTAGAATCTCCAGATATTATTGAAGGGCAAATGAAAGGTGATTTTAGGTTTAGGGATATCCCTAAATTATTCGAAAATTCTGTTGGGAGCATTTATACCAATTACCAACCTCATGAAGTAAGACCAGATCAAGTTATAGACTTTAATTTTAAAATTTATAATAAAATCGTTGAAGTGTTCTACCCTGAAATAGAGCTCGGTAAAAACACATTTATTCGTGGGAGGGTAGAGACTGATGAACGGAAATTCAAATTAACCTTTAAGTCGCCAAAAATTATTTTGGGAGATAATTATGTCGATAATGCCACACTGCAAGTAGATAACGGAAACCCTGTATTTAATACCTATGTCGAAATTGATAGTTTAAGTACGAAATATTATGATGTTTCTAAGTTTAATCTTATTAATGTAACGGTAAATGATACGTTGTTTATGCGCTCAGAATTCAATGGGGGAAAGCGTAGCAACGACAAGTTTAATTTGAGTTTCTACCATACCATTAACGAAGAAAATAAATCGGTGGTAGGTTTCAAAACTTCAGATGTGACCATTAAAGAAAATAAATGGTTTATAAATGAAGAAAATAACCGCTACAATAAAGTCACATTTAGTAAGGATTTAACCTCAATTGATATAGATCAATTTAGAATTAACCATAATAATGAGGAGATAAAACTCTCTGGGTTCATTAAAGATTCCACACAAAAAGACTTAAAGCTTAATTTCAAAAATGTAGATCTTGCGAAAATAACGCCTAATATAGATAGTTTGTCATTAGCCGGAAACGTTAATGGAAAGCTTGATATTCTTCAAAAAAACGGAACGTATTTACCAAACTCTACAGTAGTAATTGATGACTTCCAAGTTAATGATTACATGCTGGGATCCTTTGATGCGTCTGTTACAGGCAATGCAGACCTCACCAATTACACGGTAGATGCTACGATTAAAAATGATGTTGCCAAATCGTTTAGTGCAAAAGGAGACATTAATGTGAATGGAAGGCAGTCCATCATCGATGTGGATGTTGTATTTAACAAGTTCAATCTACAACCTCTTAATCCGTTATTGCAAGATGTTCTAAGTGATATTCGTGGCTTAGTAACTGGAAAGGTTGACGTTGTTGGAAACCTTAGGAAACCTGATATTAATGGCGATTTGACGATTTATAATGGGGGAATGGGCGTGCCATTTCTAAATGTAGATTATAAATTCGATAATAAGGCTTCAGTCACTTTGAAAAATCAAAGTTTTATATTTAACAGCATTCAATTAACAGATACCAAGTACAATTCCAAAGGCCTTTTAAATGGATCGCTAAGTCATATTAACTTTTCCAAATGGAGCTTAGGCCTATATTTGAGCACCTCAAGACTTCTGGTGTTGGATACCAAAGAAGCAGAGGAATCTTTATACTATGGTACAGGGTTCTTAGGTGGTACCGCTAGTATCACGGGGCCAACCGATCAGTTGAACATTGATGTTGTTGGAGAGACAAAATATGGTACGGTATTCAAAATTCCATTAAATAATACAGAATCGTTTGGAGACAATTCGTTTATTCATTTTATTACAAAGGAAGAAAAACAAGCCAGGGAAAATGGAGAAGCCTTTACATTTAATGAGGTAAAAGGCGTGGAGTTGAGTTTTGATTTAGATTTAACTGAAGCTGCCGAAGTAGAAATCATCATTGATAAAAACACAGGACACTCATTAAAAGGCCGTGGTAGAGGAGGCCTGTTAATAGAAATAAACACGAACGGAAAATTTGATATGTGGGGGGATTTCTCTGTATTTGAAGGGGTCTATAATTTTGCTTTTGGAGGTGTTATTCAAAAAGAATTTTCGGTGGAACCTGGCGGAACGATTGCTTGGGAAGGCGATCCTTTGGATGCCATAATAAATATGCGTGCTATTTATAAAACACAAGCCAATCCATCACCGTTATTGGATAACCCTATAAATAGAAGTATTCCAGTAGAATTGAATATTGCGTTAACGGGGAATTTAGAGCAGCCAAAACCAGATTTCACTTTTGAGTTCCCAAATGTAAATTCAACTATAAAATCTGAGCTTCAATATCGGTTAGAATCGTCAGATGATAGGGAGAACCAAGCCTTGTACTTAATTTCTACAGGGTCTTTTTCAAGAGGGCTTAATGAACTCAATTTTTCAGGAACCATCGCAGAACGTCTTAACGGCATCATAAATGGAATTTTCACGTCTGATGATAGTAAAATAAATATTGGCCTAAATTACGAAGCTGGGGAGAATAGACCAGACTACAAAACCGGAGATCGTTTTGGTGTAACTTTGCAAACCCAAATTAGCGATCGGGTACTTATAAATGGTAAAGTAGGTGTTCCTGTTGGTGGCGCAGCAGCTTCAGAAACTGTGATTGCGGGTGACGTGGAAATTTCATTTCTTTTAAATGAAGAAGGCACCCTGACTGCAAATGTTTTTAATCGTGAAAATAGTATCAGAAATTTTGGAGAGGCTATTGGTTACACGCAAGGTGTCGGACTTTCTTATAGTGTCGATTTTAATACCTTTAGGGAACTGATTCAAAACTTTTTCAAAAAAACGGATTCAGAAGCGGAAGAAAATCTTATTATCGACGATGATGTGCCAACTACAGAAAACCCTTTACCAGATTTCGTGACAATTAAATCCTCCACAAACGAGTAA
- a CDS encoding DUF4159 domain-containing protein encodes MKLIFSLFFILNSLFLIGQDIAILKYNGGGDWYGNPTALPNLITFCNENIKTKINPKPEIVEVGSSDIFQYPYLHMTGHGNVFFSDSDAENLRNYLISGGFLHIDDNYGMEPYLREALKTVFPNKDLLEIPADHELFYSPYAFPNGLPKIHEHDGQRPQALGLFHEDRLILLFTFESDLGDGWEDPEVHNDPYDVRQQALKMGANIVKYAFEN; translated from the coding sequence ATGAAGTTAATTTTTTCTTTATTCTTTATTCTTAATTCTCTTTTCTTAATTGGACAAGATATCGCAATTTTGAAATACAATGGTGGTGGTGATTGGTACGGTAATCCCACAGCGCTGCCAAATTTGATTACCTTTTGCAATGAAAATATAAAAACGAAAATAAATCCGAAACCAGAAATAGTTGAAGTGGGTAGCAGCGATATTTTTCAATATCCATATTTGCATATGACTGGCCATGGCAACGTGTTTTTTAGCGACAGTGATGCTGAAAATTTACGTAATTATTTAATCTCTGGAGGGTTTTTGCACATAGATGACAATTACGGCATGGAACCTTATTTAAGAGAAGCTTTGAAAACAGTTTTTCCCAATAAAGACTTGCTAGAAATCCCAGCAGATCATGAGTTGTTTTATAGCCCTTATGCTTTTCCAAATGGACTTCCTAAAATTCATGAGCACGACGGACAGCGACCACAAGCTTTAGGCCTATTTCATGAAGATAGATTGATTTTATTATTCACTTTTGAAAGTGACCTAGGTGACGGATGGGAAGATCCTGAAGTACATAATGACCCCTATGATGTGAGGCAACAAGCCCTAAAAATGGGTGCAAACATTGTGAAGTATGCTTTTGAGAATTGA